One Pullulanibacillus sp. KACC 23026 DNA segment encodes these proteins:
- the ndk gene encoding nucleoside-diphosphate kinase, whose protein sequence is MERTFLMVKPDGVQRNLIGEVVTRFEKKGYKLAGAKLMVITRELAEQHYGEHKERPFFGELVNFITSGPVFAMVWEGDGVIATARKMMGATNPQEAAPGTIRGDYAVQMSQNIIHGSDSPESAAREINLFFNENELVTYTKNVDAWV, encoded by the coding sequence ATGGAAAGAACGTTTTTAATGGTTAAACCAGATGGTGTACAGCGCAATTTAATCGGTGAAGTGGTCACTCGCTTTGAGAAAAAAGGCTATAAGCTAGCAGGTGCCAAATTAATGGTGATTACACGGGAATTAGCTGAACAGCATTATGGTGAGCACAAAGAGCGCCCGTTCTTTGGAGAGCTGGTCAACTTTATTACATCGGGTCCTGTATTTGCGATGGTCTGGGAAGGCGATGGCGTTATTGCAACGGCTCGCAAAATGATGGGAGCAACGAATCCGCAAGAAGCCGCTCCTGGAACAATTCGCGGTGATTACGCGGTACAAATGAGCCAAAATATTATCCATGGTTCGGATTCCCCGGAAAGTGCGGCTCGCGAAATCAATTTATTTTTTAACGAAAATGAATTGGTAACTTATACGAAAAATGTGGATGCATGGGTTTAA
- the hepT gene encoding heptaprenyl diphosphate synthase component II: MSLAGIYRQFKPDLNRIEKRLEVIVSADQPILKKAGNQLLRAGGKRIRPVFVLLASQFGQAKPGVVTKVAVSLELIHMASLVHDDVIDDADLRRGKKTVKAEWDNRIAMYTGDFMFARAQEEMASLEVKAAHQVLSNAIHEMTLGEIIQIRDQYNWHQNLRSYLLRIKRKTALLMAVSCYLGAKAAEADETICRHLYYFGYFMGMSFQITDDILDFVGTEKQLGKPAASDIRQGNLTLPTIMAFEDPEMKEQLFGYLLRSDELDNEEWNKVVQLIRGSGGIEKAQALSDRYLKKAYQVIDQLPQDRKAVEHLKEIADYIGTRKY; the protein is encoded by the coding sequence ATGAGTTTAGCGGGTATCTATCGACAGTTTAAGCCCGATTTAAATCGTATCGAGAAACGACTCGAGGTAATCGTGTCGGCTGATCAACCGATCCTAAAGAAGGCAGGGAATCAGTTATTAAGAGCAGGTGGAAAACGGATTCGCCCCGTATTCGTCCTGCTGGCGTCACAGTTCGGCCAAGCAAAGCCTGGTGTGGTCACGAAGGTAGCTGTTTCATTAGAACTTATTCATATGGCCTCTCTTGTTCACGATGATGTGATTGATGATGCGGATCTTCGTCGAGGGAAGAAGACGGTTAAAGCAGAATGGGATAATCGAATTGCTATGTACACAGGAGATTTTATGTTTGCAAGAGCTCAGGAGGAAATGGCAAGTCTTGAAGTAAAAGCGGCCCATCAAGTCTTATCCAATGCGATTCATGAGATGACATTAGGGGAAATCATCCAGATACGTGATCAATATAATTGGCATCAGAATCTCAGAAGTTATTTACTCCGTATCAAACGTAAAACAGCCCTTTTGATGGCGGTCAGCTGTTACCTTGGGGCAAAGGCAGCTGAAGCAGACGAGACGATCTGCCGTCACCTTTATTACTTCGGTTATTTTATGGGAATGTCGTTTCAAATTACGGATGATATCTTAGATTTCGTTGGAACAGAAAAGCAGCTTGGCAAACCGGCAGCTAGTGATATCCGTCAGGGAAACTTAACGCTGCCGACCATTATGGCTTTTGAAGATCCTGAAATGAAAGAACAGCTTTTCGGCTATTTGTTGAGGAGTGACGAGCTTGACAATGAAGAATGGAACAAGGTGGTTCAACTAATTCGGGGTTCTGGTGGCATTGAAAAAGCTCAAGCCTTAAGCGATCGTTACCTGAAAAAAGCCTATCAGGTGATTGATCAATTGCCGCAGGACCGAAAAGCGGTCGAGCACCTTAAAGAAATTGCGGATTACATAGGCACGCGAAAATATTAA
- a CDS encoding demethylmenaquinone methyltransferase has product MTESKHEKVHHVFETIYEKYDFMNSLISFNQHIVWRKKAMKRMNPRPGMSILDVCTGTGDWALALSQVVLPNGTVKGLDFSQNMLSVAEHKKEIKKSSNVEFIHGDAMNLPFEANTFDQVSIGFGLRNVPDYLTVLKEIHRVLKPGGTLTCLETSQPTLIGYKQIYFFYFRKIMPLLGKWFANKYDEYAWLNESTQNFPSKERLADLFREAGFESVTFISLTGGIAAIHHGVKPKQL; this is encoded by the coding sequence ATGACAGAAAGCAAGCACGAAAAAGTCCATCACGTATTTGAAACGATCTATGAAAAATATGACTTTATGAACTCCTTGATCAGCTTCAATCAACATATCGTATGGCGCAAGAAGGCAATGAAGCGCATGAACCCGCGACCAGGGATGTCAATTTTAGATGTGTGCACAGGAACTGGGGATTGGGCGCTGGCATTATCACAGGTAGTACTTCCGAACGGGACTGTAAAAGGCCTTGATTTTAGTCAAAATATGCTCTCAGTTGCCGAACACAAAAAGGAAATTAAAAAGTCTTCTAACGTTGAGTTTATTCATGGGGATGCCATGAATTTGCCTTTTGAAGCGAACACGTTTGATCAAGTGTCAATTGGCTTCGGTCTCCGAAATGTACCGGATTATCTGACCGTGCTTAAAGAAATCCATCGGGTCTTGAAGCCTGGTGGCACTTTAACTTGTCTAGAAACGTCACAGCCGACATTGATCGGGTATAAACAAATTTATTTCTTTTATTTTAGAAAGATCATGCCTTTACTTGGCAAATGGTTTGCCAATAAATACGATGAATATGCATGGCTGAACGAATCCACTCAAAACTTCCCTTCGAAAGAACGGTTAGCTGATCTGTTTAGAGAAGCTGGCTTTGAATCGGTTACCTTCATCTCGTTAACAGGTGGAATTGCAGCGATTCACCATGGCGTTAAACCAAAACAGCTCTAG
- a CDS encoding heptaprenyl diphosphate synthase component 1, giving the protein MTILDNYDYIVNKIEKAIDHPTLNRFIQRPQIDYDHIWFLCAMFEENGSYSNVEDYITSISLVHLALETHDRILIHPSTNDKERKLRQLTALAGDYYSSKYYQLLADQSDFSMIKQISDAIQKINEDKTSFFKLDLPYGRLFELIKQIESTLLLNVANYLNLPKWKALITDYFYVARLINEKDHYFNGKSTKFLHSILEEKPDLKKGFLQTIDEAVKEGSQRLLNIDIKRYPFIEQLSKFSLFKPEKMDLSLLAEEG; this is encoded by the coding sequence ATGACCATTTTGGACAACTATGATTACATAGTCAATAAAATTGAAAAAGCGATTGATCATCCAACGCTTAATCGTTTTATTCAACGTCCTCAAATAGATTATGATCATATTTGGTTTCTTTGCGCGATGTTTGAGGAAAACGGGAGCTATTCAAATGTTGAAGACTATATCACATCAATTAGCCTCGTTCATCTCGCCCTAGAAACGCATGATCGGATTCTCATACACCCCTCAACTAATGATAAAGAACGGAAGCTCCGTCAATTGACGGCATTAGCAGGGGATTATTACAGCTCAAAATATTACCAATTATTAGCAGATCAATCCGATTTTTCCATGATTAAGCAAATTTCGGATGCGATTCAGAAAATAAACGAAGATAAGACCAGCTTTTTTAAGCTCGACCTTCCATATGGCCGCTTGTTTGAACTTATAAAACAAATTGAGTCAACTCTTTTATTAAATGTGGCCAATTATTTAAATTTGCCGAAATGGAAAGCGTTGATTACGGACTATTTTTATGTCGCACGCTTAATCAACGAAAAAGATCATTATTTCAATGGCAAATCGACGAAATTTCTTCACTCGATTCTTGAAGAAAAACCAGATTTGAAAAAGGGCTTTTTACAAACTATAGATGAAGCAGTGAAAGAAGGCAGTCAACGTCTTCTTAATATCGACATCAAACGCTATCCGTTTATCGAGCAATTATCTAAGTTTTCGCTTTTTAAGCCTGAGAAAATGGACTTGAGTTTGTTAGCGGAAGAAGGCTAA
- the mtrB gene encoding trp RNA-binding attenuation protein MtrB codes for MANEINDFFVIKAKENGVNVIGLTRGADTRFHHSEKLDKGEVMLAQFTEHTSAIKVRGKATIVTKHGTIESGE; via the coding sequence ATGGCAAATGAAATCAATGATTTTTTTGTAATTAAGGCCAAAGAAAATGGAGTGAATGTCATAGGGCTGACCAGAGGGGCCGATACTCGATTTCATCACTCTGAAAAATTGGACAAGGGTGAAGTGATGCTTGCCCAATTTACTGAACATACGTCTGCGATTAAGGTGAGGGGAAAAGCGACCATCGTTACCAAGCATGGCACGATCGAATCAGGCGAGTAA
- the folE gene encoding GTP cyclohydrolase I FolE, giving the protein MSVDHAKIEEAVKMILEAIGEDPSREGLLDTPKRVARMYEEVFQGLNQNPDEYFATVFGEDHEELVLVKDIPFYSMCEHHLVPFFGVAHVGYIPKDGKVTGLSKLARAVEAVTRRPQLQERITSTIADSIVKTLSPHGVIVVIEAEHMCMTMRGVKKPGSKTVTSAVRGVFEKDSSARSEAMMLIKG; this is encoded by the coding sequence ATGAGTGTTGACCATGCAAAAATAGAAGAAGCAGTTAAGATGATTTTAGAAGCTATCGGAGAAGATCCGAGCCGTGAAGGCTTGTTAGATACGCCAAAACGAGTGGCACGGATGTATGAAGAAGTCTTTCAAGGCTTAAATCAAAATCCGGATGAGTATTTTGCGACTGTGTTTGGAGAAGATCACGAAGAACTCGTTCTTGTGAAGGATATTCCTTTTTATTCCATGTGTGAGCACCATCTTGTTCCGTTCTTTGGTGTTGCCCATGTTGGTTATATTCCGAAAGATGGAAAGGTGACAGGCTTAAGTAAGCTGGCCCGAGCTGTTGAGGCGGTTACGCGACGTCCTCAGCTTCAGGAACGCATTACAAGTACAATTGCTGATTCCATTGTCAAAACACTCTCTCCGCATGGCGTCATTGTGGTCATTGAAGCAGAACATATGTGCATGACGATGCGAGGGGTTAAGAAACCGGGCTCTAAGACGGTAACTTCAGCGGTAAGAGGCGTTTTTGAGAAAGATTCATCAGCACGTTCCGAAGCCATGATGCTTATTAAAGGCTGA
- a CDS encoding HU family DNA-binding protein codes for MNKTELVNAVAESTQLSKKDATKAVDSVFLAITDALKEGGKVQLVGFGNFEVRERSARKGRNPQTGEEISIAASKVPAFKPGKALKDAVN; via the coding sequence TTGAATAAGACAGAATTGGTAAATGCTGTAGCTGAATCGACTCAACTTTCTAAAAAAGATGCAACCAAAGCTGTTGACTCCGTATTCTTAGCAATCACCGACGCATTAAAAGAAGGCGGTAAGGTCCAGTTAGTTGGATTTGGTAACTTCGAAGTTCGTGAACGTTCCGCGCGTAAAGGGCGTAATCCACAAACCGGTGAAGAAATTAGTATTGCTGCAAGCAAAGTGCCTGCTTTTAAACCAGGTAAAGCCCTTAAAGATGCGGTTAACTAA
- the spoIVA gene encoding stage IV sporulation protein A, with translation MERVDIFKDIAERTGGDIYLGVVGAVRTGKSTFIKKFMELVVLPNIENEAERARAQDELPQSGAGRQIMTTEPKFVPNNAVSVSVDEGLDVNIRVVDCVGYAVPGAKGFEDENGPRMVHTPWYDEPIPFQEAAEIGTRKVIQEHSTLGVVITTDGSIGDITRHDYLVAEERVVEELKEVGKPFIMIINSTHPQHPDTQQLRLELTEKYDIPVLAQSVENMTEHDINVVLREALYEFPVLEVNVNLPSWVMVLREDHWLRESYEEAVKNTVKDIRRLRDVDRVVGHFDEFEFIENAQLAGIEMGRGIAEIDLYAPDDLYDQVLKEVVGVEIRGKDHLLQLMQEFSEAKREYDQVAEALKMVKQTGYGIAAPAITDMSLDEPEIIRQGSRFGVRLKAVAPSIHMIKVDVESEFAPIIGTEKQSEELVRYLMQDFEDDPLSIWNSDIFGRSLNSIVREGISAKLSLMPENARYKLKETLERIINEGSGGLIAIIL, from the coding sequence TTGGAAAGAGTCGATATTTTTAAAGATATCGCCGAGCGCACGGGCGGTGATATTTATTTAGGCGTAGTTGGGGCGGTTCGAACAGGTAAATCGACCTTCATTAAGAAATTTATGGAGCTTGTCGTTCTTCCCAATATTGAAAACGAAGCCGAACGCGCACGTGCGCAAGACGAGTTGCCGCAGAGTGGGGCAGGGCGCCAAATCATGACAACAGAGCCTAAATTTGTCCCTAACAATGCGGTGTCCGTCAGCGTTGATGAAGGCTTAGATGTGAACATTCGTGTAGTAGATTGTGTCGGCTATGCTGTACCAGGAGCAAAGGGCTTTGAAGATGAAAACGGGCCGCGTATGGTGCATACACCTTGGTATGACGAGCCCATCCCATTTCAAGAAGCCGCTGAAATTGGAACGCGTAAGGTTATCCAAGAGCATTCAACATTAGGGGTTGTCATTACGACTGACGGGTCCATCGGCGATATTACGCGGCATGATTATTTGGTTGCAGAAGAGCGAGTTGTCGAGGAGCTTAAAGAAGTAGGCAAACCGTTTATTATGATCATCAATTCGACACACCCGCAGCACCCTGATACTCAGCAGTTGCGCTTAGAACTTACTGAGAAATATGATATTCCTGTTCTCGCACAGAGTGTTGAAAATATGACGGAGCACGACATTAATGTTGTGTTACGTGAAGCGTTATACGAATTCCCAGTGCTTGAAGTGAATGTGAATCTTCCAAGCTGGGTAATGGTTCTAAGGGAAGATCATTGGCTTCGTGAAAGCTATGAAGAGGCTGTAAAAAATACAGTCAAAGATATTCGCCGCTTGCGTGATGTCGACCGTGTTGTCGGTCATTTTGATGAGTTTGAATTCATTGAAAACGCCCAACTTGCCGGCATTGAGATGGGTCGGGGCATTGCCGAAATTGATCTTTATGCACCTGATGATCTTTATGATCAAGTTTTAAAAGAAGTGGTGGGAGTGGAGATTCGCGGTAAGGATCATCTCCTTCAACTCATGCAAGAGTTTTCTGAAGCTAAGCGCGAATATGACCAAGTGGCTGAAGCGCTTAAGATGGTGAAACAAACAGGTTATGGAATTGCGGCACCGGCTATTACGGATATGAGTTTAGATGAGCCGGAAATCATCCGCCAAGGCTCGCGTTTCGGTGTCCGGTTGAAGGCCGTAGCTCCATCCATTCATATGATTAAAGTGGATGTGGAATCCGAGTTTGCCCCAATTATTGGAACAGAAAAGCAAAGCGAAGAACTAGTCCGTTATCTCATGCAGGACTTTGAAGATGACCCGCTTTCAATTTGGAATTCCGATATTTTCGGCCGCTCACTTAATTCCATTGTTAGAGAAGGTATTTCTGCAAAACTTTCATTAATGCCTGAAAATGCCCGCTATAAATTAAAAGAAACCCTTGAGCGCATCATAAACGAAGGATCCGGCGGTCTAATCGCCATTATCCTCTAA
- a CDS encoding DUF2768 domain-containing protein has protein sequence MSLGLVKMWLSFVAMGFMIVASLLILLSRTKLKGIFRGIVSFIATCLFIFGGLLMVLVISSGPGT, from the coding sequence ATGTCACTCGGACTCGTTAAAATGTGGCTGTCCTTTGTGGCCATGGGGTTCATGATTGTGGCGAGCCTTCTCATCCTTCTCTCTCGGACGAAATTAAAAGGCATTTTTAGAGGGATCGTTTCATTTATTGCAACATGCCTTTTTATTTTTGGAGGACTGTTAATGGTACTCGTAATTTCTTCTGGACCCGGAACTTGA
- a CDS encoding stage VI sporulation protein F, giving the protein MDPNNPFFDHIEKKTNVKKEDIFSLANSIANANFQDEETVRGIVHRVARMANVEVSKDKEDKIVKAIVNNNIPLNFSSLSKMFNQK; this is encoded by the coding sequence ATGGATCCAAATAATCCGTTTTTTGATCATATTGAGAAAAAAACCAATGTGAAAAAAGAGGATATTTTTTCACTCGCCAATTCAATTGCAAACGCCAACTTCCAGGATGAAGAAACGGTTCGCGGAATTGTGCATCGCGTTGCAAGAATGGCAAATGTCGAGGTTTCAAAAGATAAAGAGGACAAAATTGTAAAGGCAATTGTAAATAACAATATTCCTCTTAACTTTTCTTCCCTATCTAAAATGTTTAACCAAAAGTAA
- a CDS encoding NAD(P)H-dependent glycerol-3-phosphate dehydrogenase, protein MSEVAVIGAGSWGTALSMVLADNGHRVRLWARRQEQIDELNQFHTNKRYLPEVKLSPEIMGYTDLGEAVRDLDTIVLVVPTVSIRSVLSDLIKVMTRPAVFIHASKGIEPKTSKRISEMIEEEVPAELTKGVVVLSGPSHAEEVCLRQPTTVAVSSKKPEAAALAQDLFINQNFRVYTNDDIIGVELGGALKNVIALGAGISDGLGYGDNAKAALITRGLSEISRLGIKMGAHPLTFTGLAGMGDLIVTCTSVHSRNWKAGNLLGKGRSLQETLDTMGMVVEGIRTTEATYYLAQEQKVDMPITSAIYSVIFQGNSPKNAVDQLMGRVKTTEHGKLNDLIEDQFGSS, encoded by the coding sequence ATGTCAGAAGTAGCGGTAATTGGTGCAGGCAGCTGGGGGACAGCTTTGTCAATGGTTCTGGCTGACAATGGTCATCGAGTGCGTCTTTGGGCGAGAAGACAAGAACAGATCGATGAGTTGAACCAATTCCATACAAACAAACGATACCTTCCTGAAGTGAAGCTTTCACCTGAAATCATGGGCTATACGGACTTGGGGGAGGCGGTTCGAGACCTTGATACGATCGTTTTGGTCGTCCCCACTGTCAGTATCCGGTCGGTTCTCTCCGACTTAATTAAAGTCATGACAAGGCCTGCTGTCTTTATTCATGCCAGCAAAGGAATTGAGCCTAAGACGTCCAAACGCATTTCCGAGATGATTGAAGAAGAAGTGCCCGCGGAATTGACTAAAGGGGTCGTCGTCTTATCTGGGCCGAGTCATGCAGAAGAGGTTTGTCTAAGACAGCCGACAACAGTGGCCGTTTCATCTAAAAAACCAGAAGCCGCAGCGCTTGCTCAGGATTTGTTTATCAATCAGAACTTTAGAGTCTATACGAATGACGACATCATTGGTGTGGAATTAGGCGGTGCTCTAAAGAATGTCATCGCGCTAGGTGCGGGCATTTCAGATGGTTTGGGATATGGGGATAATGCGAAGGCGGCGCTTATTACGAGAGGATTGTCGGAAATATCTCGCCTCGGTATTAAAATGGGCGCTCACCCGCTCACCTTCACGGGTCTTGCTGGGATGGGAGACCTCATTGTCACGTGTACAAGTGTTCATAGCCGAAATTGGAAAGCCGGAAACCTTCTTGGGAAAGGTCGTTCCTTGCAGGAGACACTGGATACAATGGGAATGGTTGTTGAAGGGATTCGTACAACAGAAGCCACTTATTACCTCGCCCAGGAGCAAAAGGTGGACATGCCTATTACCTCCGCCATTTACTCCGTTATATTTCAAGGGAATTCACCGAAAAATGCGGTGGACCAATTGATGGGACGAGTGAAAACAACCGAGCATGGAAAGCTGAATGATCTTATAGAAGATCAATTTGGCTCATCATGA
- the plsY gene encoding glycerol-3-phosphate 1-O-acyltransferase PlsY codes for MTTFIAFLVAYLIGSISFSIIFTKAIKKVDIRNYGSGNAGATNTMRVLGKGPAILVLLLDAIKGIVAILIAKLLHLPEWAVDVTGLLAMVGHVWPVYHGFKGGKGVATTIGIFLVLAPIPTVITGIITIIIIAVTRYVSLGSLFLILVTPLLSYFFGASVSFVIVGLILFLLSAYKHRENIVRLIHGNENKLGAKKA; via the coding sequence ATGACGACCTTCATTGCTTTTTTGGTCGCTTATCTCATCGGATCCATCAGTTTTAGTATTATTTTTACAAAGGCTATAAAGAAAGTGGATATTCGAAATTATGGAAGCGGAAATGCCGGGGCAACGAACACGATGCGTGTTTTGGGGAAAGGACCCGCAATTTTAGTTTTACTTTTGGACGCCATAAAAGGGATCGTGGCGATTCTGATTGCCAAACTGCTTCATCTTCCTGAATGGGCCGTCGATGTGACAGGATTGCTCGCCATGGTCGGTCATGTTTGGCCCGTTTATCATGGATTTAAAGGGGGAAAGGGTGTTGCGACGACCATTGGTATTTTTCTCGTACTGGCACCCATCCCTACTGTTATTACGGGTATTATCACCATCATCATTATTGCTGTGACTCGTTACGTCTCATTAGGATCACTCTTTTTAATTTTAGTGACGCCGCTTCTTTCATACTTTTTTGGGGCATCTGTGTCTTTTGTTATTGTGGGTCTCATTCTCTTCCTTCTATCGGCATACAAACACCGTGAAAACATCGTTCGTTTAATTCACGGGAATGAAAATAAATTAGGGGCCAAAAAAGCTTAA
- the der gene encoding ribosome biogenesis GTPase Der, with protein sequence MAKPVVAIVGRPNVGKSTIFNRIVGERMAIVEDTPGVTRDRLYGNGEWLGWHFHIIDTGGIDLGDEPLLFQMREQAHLAIEEADVILFICDGEDGVTGADEEVAQILYRSKKPVVLGVNKIDNPERRHNLFEFYSLGFGEPTGISGAHGIGLGDLLDNVVAHFERVEEEEYDESTILFSLIGRPNVGKSSLVNAILGTERVIVSDIAGTTRDAIDTPFHRNDRDYVIIDTAGMRKRGKVYEKTEKYSVLRAQRAIERSDVVLVVLDGEEGIIEQDKKIAGYAHEAGRAVIIVVNKWDAVEKDHKTMDEFKEKIRDEFQFLSYAPIVFLSAKTKQKLHQLLPVIDQVAENHSMRIQTSHLNDVISDATAMTPPPSDKGNRLKIFYATQVSVKPPTFVIFVNDPELMHFSYQRFLENRIRETFGFIGTPIRIYIRKRQEN encoded by the coding sequence ATGGCAAAGCCAGTTGTTGCCATTGTCGGGAGACCGAACGTAGGTAAGTCAACGATTTTTAATCGAATTGTTGGAGAAAGAATGGCGATTGTAGAGGATACACCAGGTGTAACTCGCGATCGTTTATATGGAAATGGAGAGTGGTTAGGCTGGCATTTTCATATTATTGATACAGGTGGGATCGATCTTGGGGATGAACCGCTTCTTTTTCAAATGCGCGAGCAGGCTCATCTAGCGATTGAAGAAGCCGATGTTATTTTATTTATTTGTGATGGGGAAGACGGCGTGACTGGAGCGGATGAAGAAGTGGCGCAGATTCTCTACCGGTCAAAGAAGCCTGTTGTTCTTGGGGTTAATAAAATTGATAACCCCGAAAGAAGACATAACCTCTTTGAATTTTATTCGCTCGGTTTTGGAGAGCCAACCGGAATATCTGGTGCTCACGGCATTGGGCTCGGTGATCTGCTGGATAATGTAGTGGCTCATTTTGAACGGGTGGAAGAAGAAGAATACGACGAATCCACCATTCTGTTCTCTTTGATCGGAAGGCCAAATGTCGGAAAGTCGTCTCTTGTTAATGCGATCTTAGGGACTGAACGGGTCATTGTAAGTGATATTGCCGGAACAACCCGTGACGCCATTGATACGCCTTTTCATCGAAATGATCGGGATTATGTCATTATTGATACGGCCGGAATGCGTAAACGCGGTAAGGTCTATGAAAAGACTGAGAAATATAGTGTGCTCAGAGCCCAAAGAGCGATTGAACGCTCCGATGTGGTGCTCGTTGTTTTAGATGGTGAAGAAGGGATTATTGAGCAGGATAAGAAAATTGCGGGCTATGCTCATGAAGCAGGCCGAGCGGTTATCATTGTCGTCAACAAATGGGATGCGGTTGAAAAAGACCACAAAACGATGGACGAGTTTAAGGAAAAAATTCGCGATGAGTTTCAATTCTTAAGCTATGCCCCGATTGTATTTCTTTCGGCTAAAACGAAGCAAAAGCTTCACCAATTGCTGCCTGTTATCGATCAAGTCGCAGAGAATCACAGTATGCGCATTCAGACGAGTCATTTAAACGATGTTATTTCCGATGCTACCGCGATGACACCGCCGCCGTCTGATAAAGGAAATCGTCTCAAAATTTTCTATGCGACACAGGTTAGTGTGAAGCCGCCGACCTTTGTAATTTTTGTCAATGATCCTGAGCTGATGCATTTTTCTTATCAGCGCTTTTTAGAAAATCGTATACGAGAAACATTCGGCTTTATCGGGACGCCAATTCGAATATATATTAGAAAAAGACAAGAAAACTAG